The following coding sequences lie in one Glycine soja cultivar W05 chromosome 16, ASM419377v2, whole genome shotgun sequence genomic window:
- the LOC114389329 gene encoding histone-lysine N-methyltransferase SUVR5-like isoform X1, whose protein sequence is MEVLPCSGVQYAGGSDCSQSSSGTMFVNQGESGGQAKLEDDRLNDSLQTEGPQIERQGQTQQNICEPLINIACQCGGASCCDCQVEGQKESISFRDVEDDGINEPCLAFENLVSIADTNESESPNGSREVELSFSEPTWLKGDEPVALWVKWRGSWQAGIKCAKVDWPLSTLKAKPTHDRKKYFVIFFPHTRNYSWADMLLVRSIYEFPQPIAYKTHQAGLKMVKDLTVARRFIMQKLTIGVLSIVDQLHPNALLETARDVMVWKEFAMETSRCNSYSDFGRMLLELQNSIVKHYTDADWIQHSSYSWAERCQNANSAESVELLKEELFDSILWNDVNALWDSLVQSTLGSEWKTWKHDVMKWFSTSPSFSSSKDMQHMTSDGLFQVSLQVGRKRPKLEVRRADTHATLVETNGSDQPITLKTDPGFYRNQDTLNTLESETSTLKDIKEVPVATDLPSNLTNKWNEIVVEATDSEILHGNGTQSTPMNEMAGKKVVEPGAKNRQCIAYVEAKGRQCVRLANNGEVYCCAHLSSQFLGNSGKAEKPVSVDTPMCGGTTVLGTKCKHHALPGSSFCKKHRPHAETNEISNLTHNTLKRKHKENHIGSGGLISKGMVLINAESSLQVEPVPAIDGNSFLERSNLDERPALSGNDQIAMEALHCIGSPPYDDKDPCLEAPKRYILYCEKHLPSWLKCARNGKSRIISKEVFTEILRDCCSWKQKVHLHKACELFYRLVKSILSQRSPVSKEVQFQQALTEASKDTSVGEFLTKLVHSEKERIKLIWGFNDDIDVSSLLDGLPLVPSTDNDSFDNENVIKCKICCAKFPDDQTLGNHWMDNHKKEAQWLFRGYACAICLDSFTNKKLLETHVQERHHVQFVEQCLLLQCIPCGSHFGNMEQLWLHVLSVHPVEFKPLKAPEQPLPCEDTSEKLEQGNSAFLENNSKNPGGLRRFVCRFCGLKFDLLPDLGRHHQAAHMGHNLGTSRSTKRSVCYYTHRLKSGRLGRPRFKNGLAAASSRIRNRANANLKRQIQATKSLDMVETTIKPHVNETENIGKLAEYQCSAVAKILFSEIQKTKLRPNNFDILSIGRSACCKVSLKASLEEKYGILPERLYLKAAKLCSDHNIQVSWHQDGFICPRGCKVLKDQRHLSPLASLFNGFLKPKSVILSDPASDELEVDEFHYILDSHHLKVGSLQKVTVLCDDISFGKESIPVICVVDQDILNSLLRHGSDEEDINLSRPWESFTYVTKPILDQSLSLDSEQSLQLRCACSFSACCPETCDHVYLFDNDYDDAKDIFGKPMRSRFPYDENGRIILEEGYLVYECNQMCKCYKTCPNRILQNGLRVKLEVFKTEKKGWALRAGEAILRGTFVCEYIGEVLDTQEAQNRRKRYGKEHCSYFYDVDDHVNDMSRLIEGQAHYVIDTTRFGNVSRFINNSCSPNLVSYQVLVESMDCERAHIGLYANRDIALGEELTYNYHYELVPGEGSPCLCGSTKCRGRLY, encoded by the exons ATGGAAGTACTTCCTTGTTCTGGTGTTCAGTATGCTGGGGGATCTGATTGCTCTCAGTCAAGTTCAGGAACAATGTTTGTAAACCAGGGAGAAAGTGGTGGTCAGGCTAAGTTGGAAGATGATCGACTGAATGACTCATTACAAACGGAAGGGCCTCAGATAGAAAGACAAGGCCAAACACAACAGAATATTTGTGAACCCTTGATTAATATAGCTTGCCAATGTGGTGGAGCttcatgttgtgactgccaagTGGAAGGCCAGAAGGAATCCATTAGTTTCCgtgatgttgaagatgatggAATAAATGAGCCTTGCTTAGCCTTTGAAAACTTAGTCTCTATTGCAGATACAAATGAAAGTGAATCACCAAATGGTAGTAGGGAAGTAGAGCTGTCATTTTCTGAACCAACTTGGCTGAAGGGAGATGAGCCTGTGGCATTGTGGGTCaag TGGAGAGGGAGCTGGCAGGCTGGTATCAAATGTGCAAAGGTTGACTGGCCATTATCAACTTTAAAAGCAAAACCAACTCATGACCGgaagaaatattttgttatattttttcctcACACAAGGAATTATTCTTGGGCTGATATGCTGCTTGTTCGATCTATTTATGAGTTTCCCCAGCCTATTGCATACAAAACTCATCAAGCCGGATTGAAAATGGTAAAAGATTTGACTGTTGCACGGCGGTTTATAATGCAAAAGCTAACCATTGGTGTACTGAGCATTGTTGATCAGCTTCATCCTAAT GCCTTGCTAGAAACTGCTCGTGATGTGATGGTTTGGAAGGAGTTTGCTATGGAGACTTCTCGTTGTAACAGTTATTCAGATTTTGGCAGAATGCTTCTAGAGTTACAAAAT AGCATAGTGAAGCACTACACAGATGCTGACTGGATACAACATTCATCTTACTCTTGGGCTGAACGATGCCAGAATGCAAATAGTGCTGAATCAGTAGAGCTACTGAAGGAG GAATTGTTTGATTCTATTTTGTGGAATGATGTCAATGCTCTTTGGGATTCACTGGTGCAATCAACATTAGGTTCGGAGTGGAAAACCTGGAAGCATGATGTGATGAAATGGTTTTCCACATCACCTTCCTTTTCTAGCAGCAAGGATATGCAGCACATGACCTCTGATGGGTTGTTCCAAGTAAGCCTTCAGGTTGGTAGAAAAAGGCCCAAACTTGAAGTTCGCCGTGCAGATACGCATGCTACACTGGTGGAAACAAATGGTTCAGATCAGCCAATTACTCTCAAAACTGACCCAGGTTTCTATAGGAATCAGGACACATTGAATACATTAGAATCTGAGACCTCTACACTCAAAGATATTAAAGAGGTACCTGTGGCAACTGATTTACCTAGCAATTTGACCAATAAATGGAATGAAATTGTAGTTGAGGCTACCGATTCTGAGATCTTGCATGGCAATGGAACACAATCAACACCTATGAATGAGATGGCTGGTAAAAAAGTTGTAGAACCTGGTGCTAAGAATCGACAATGCATAGCTTATGTTGAAGCCAAGGGAAGACAATGTGTGAGATTGGCAAATAATGGTGAGGTATACTGTTGTGCGCATTTGTCATCTCAATTTTTGGGAAACTCAGGGAAAGCTGAAAAACCTGTTTCAGTTGATACTCCAATGTGTGGAGGTACAACTGTTCTTGGTACTAAATGTAAGCATCATGCCCTTCCTGGCTCTTCATTCTGTAAGAAACATCGTCCCCATGCTGAAACAAATGAGATCTCAAATTTAACCCATAATACGCTGAAGagaaaacataaagaaaatCACATTGGTTCAGGGGGCTTGATCAGCAAAGGCATGGTATTGATAAATGCTGAAAGTTCATTGCAAGTAGAACCAGTGCCTGCCATTGATGGTAATTCCTTCCTTGAGAGAAGCAACTTAGATGAGAGGCCCGCCCTTTCTGGTAATGATCAGATTGCAATGGAGGCACTTCACTGTATAGGCTCTCCTCCTTATGATGACAAGGACCCCTGTTTGGAAGCACCAAAGCGGTATATCTTGTATTGTGAGAAGCACCTTCCAAGCTGGCTAAAATGTGCAAGAAATGGAAAGAGTAGGATAATATCAAAAGAAGTGTTCACAGAAATTTTAAGGGACTGCTGCTCATGGAAGCAAAAGGTGCACCTGCATAAAGCATGTGAGCTTTTTTACAGGCTAGTCAAAAGCATTTTGTCACAAAGAAGCCCAGTTTCTAAGGAAGTTCAGTTCCAGCAGGCTTTAACAGAAGCCTCAAAAGATACTAGTGTCGGGGAATTCCTTACAAAGTTGGTTCATAGTGAAAAGGAGAGAATCAAATTGATTTGGGGATTCAATGATGACATAGATGTATCCTCACTTTTGGATGGACTACCTCTCGTTCCTTCCACAGATAATGACAGCTTTGATAATGAAAATGTCATTAAGTGTAAGATTTGCTGTGCAAAATTTCCTGATGACCAAACTCTTGGTAATCATTGGATGGACAACCATAAAAAGGAAGCACAGTGGCTGTTCAGAGGTTATGCTTGTGCCATTTGTCTGGATTCTTTTACAAACAAGAAGCTATTGGAAACCCATGTTCAGGAGAGACATCATGTGCAGTTTGTTGAACAGTGCTTGCTTCTCCAATGCATTCCTTGTGGTAGTCATTTTGGAAATATGGAGCAGTTATGGCTGCATGTTCTATCAGTCCACCCTGTTGAATTCAAGCCATTGAAAGCTCCTGAGCAGCCTTTGCCTTGTGAGGACACTTCGGAAAAACTTGAGCAGGGAAATTCAGCTTTTTTGGAGAATAATTCCAAGAATCCAGGTGGTTTGCGGAGGTTTGTTTGCCGGTTTTGTGGGTTAAAATTTGATTTACTACCTGACCTGGGTCGCCATCATCAAGCTGCTCATATGGGCCACAATCTAGGTACCAGCCGCTCTACAAAAAGGAGTGTTTGTTATTATACGCATAGATTAAAATCTGGCAGACTTGGTCGTCCTAGATTTAAAAATGGTTTGGCAGCAGCATCATCTAGAATCAGGAATAGGGCTAATGCTAATTTAAAGAGACAGATTCAGGCAACAAAGTCACTTGACATGGTGGAAACAACAATAAAACCTCatgtaaatgagacagaaaatATTGGTAAGTTGGCAGAATATCAATGCTCGGCAGTTgcaaagattttattttctgagATTCAGAAGACTAAACTGCGGCCTAACAATTTTGATATCTTGTCAATTGGTCGTTCTGCATGCTGTAAAGTTAGTCTTAAAGCCTCACTGGAggagaaatatggaattttGCCTGAAAGGCTCTATTTGAAGGCAGCAAAACTTTGCAGTGATCATAACATTCAGGTGAGTTGGCACCAGGATGGGTTCATTTGTCCTAGGGGTTGTAAGGTTTTGAAGGACCAAAGGCATCTCTCTCCCTTAGCATCTCTTTTTAATGGTTTCCTAAAGCCAAAATCAGTAATTTTATCAGATCCTGCAAGTGACGAGTTGGAGGTGGATGAGTTTCATTACATCCTTGATTCACATCATTTAAAAGTAGGGTCCTTACAAAAGGTTACTGTCTTGTGTGATGACATAAGCTTTGGGAAGGAATCAATTCCAGTGATTTGTGTAGTAGATCAAGATATTCTAAACTCTCTTCTTAGACATGGGTCGGATGAGGAAGATATAAATCTCTCTAGGCCTTGGGAGAGCTTTACTTATGTTACAAAGCCAATCCTTGATCAATCACTTAGTCTTGATTCTGAG cagaGTCTGCAACTAAGATGTGCTTGCTCATTTTCTGCCTGCTGTCCTGAAACATGTGATCACGTCTACCTTTTTGATAATGACTATGATGATGCAAAAGACATATTTGGGAAACCAATGCGTAGTAGGTTCCCATATGATGAGAATGGTCGAATAATATTGGAg GAAGGTTACCTTGTGTATGAATGCAACCAGATGTGCAAATGCTATAAAACCTGTCCAAACAGAATATTGCAGAATGGATTACGGGTTAAATTGGAAGTCTTTAAAACAGAAAAGAAG GGATGGGCATTAAGGGCTGGTGAGGCTATCCTTCGTGGAACATTTGTGTGTGAGTACATTGGAGAGGTTTTAGATACGCAGGAGGCACAAAACCGGCGCAAAAG ATACGGCAAAGAACACTGCAGTTATTTCTATGATGTTGATGATCATGTTAATGATATGAGCAGATTGATTGAAGGACAGGCCCATTATGTCATTGATACAACTAGATTTGGAAATGTCTCTAGGTTTATCAATAACAG
- the LOC114389329 gene encoding histone-lysine N-methyltransferase SUVR5-like isoform X2, with protein sequence MEVLPCSGVQYAGGSDCSQSSSGTMFVNQGESGGQAKLEDDRLNDSLQTEGPQIERQGQTQQNICEPLINIACQCGGASCCDCQVEGQKESISFRDVEDDGINEPCLAFENLVSIADTNESESPNGSREVELSFSEPTWLKGDEPVALWVKWRGSWQAGIKCAKVDWPLSTLKAKPTHDRKKYFVIFFPHTRNYSWADMLLVRSIYEFPQPIAYKTHQAGLKMVKDLTVARRFIMQKLTIGVLSIVDQLHPNALLETARDVMVWKEFAMETSRCNSYSDFGRMLLELQNSIVKHYTDADWIQHSSYSWAERCQNANSAESVELLKEELFDSILWNDVNALWDSLVQSTLGSEWKTWKHDVMKWFSTSPSFSSSKDMQHMTSDGLFQVSLQVGRKRPKLEVRRADTHATLVETNGSDQPITLKTDPGFYRNQDTLNTLESETSTLKDIKEVPVATDLPSNLTNKWNEIVVEATDSEILHGNGTQSTPMNEMAGKKVVEPGAKNRQCIAYVEAKGRQCVRLANNGEVYCCAHLSSQFLGNSGKAEKPVSVDTPMCGGTTVLGTKCKHHALPGSSFCKKHRPHAETNEISNLTHNTLKRKHKENHIGSGGLISKGMVLINAESSLQVEPVPAIDGNSFLERSNLDERPALSGNDQIAMEALHCIGSPPYDDKDPCLEAPKRYILYCEKHLPSWLKCARNGKSRIISKEVFTEILRDCCSWKQKVHLHKACELFYRLVKSILSQRSPVSKEVQFQQALTEASKDTSVGEFLTKLVHSEKERIKLIWGFNDDIDVSSLLDGLPLVPSTDNDSFDNENVIKCKICCAKFPDDQTLGNHWMDNHKKEAQWLFRGYACAICLDSFTNKKLLETHVQERHHVQFVEQCLLLQCIPCGSHFGNMEQLWLHVLSVHPVEFKPLKAPEQPLPCEDTSEKLEQGNSAFLENNSKNPGGLRRFVCRFCGLKFDLLPDLGRHHQAAHMGHNLGTSRSTKRSVCYYTHRLKSGRLGRPRFKNGLAAASSRIRNRANANLKRQIQATKSLDMVETTIKPHVNETENIGKLAEYQCSAVAKILFSEIQKTKLRPNNFDILSIGRSACCKVSLKASLEEKYGILPERLYLKAAKLCSDHNIQVSWHQDGFICPRGCKVLKDQRHLSPLASLFNGFLKPKSVILSDPASDELEVDEFHYILDSHHLKVGSLQKVTVLCDDISFGKESIPVICVVDQDILNSLLRHGSDEEDINLSRPWESFTYVTKPILDQSLSLDSESLQLRCACSFSACCPETCDHVYLFDNDYDDAKDIFGKPMRSRFPYDENGRIILEEGYLVYECNQMCKCYKTCPNRILQNGLRVKLEVFKTEKKGWALRAGEAILRGTFVCEYIGEVLDTQEAQNRRKRYGKEHCSYFYDVDDHVNDMSRLIEGQAHYVIDTTRFGNVSRFINNSCSPNLVSYQVLVESMDCERAHIGLYANRDIALGEELTYNYHYELVPGEGSPCLCGSTKCRGRLY encoded by the exons ATGGAAGTACTTCCTTGTTCTGGTGTTCAGTATGCTGGGGGATCTGATTGCTCTCAGTCAAGTTCAGGAACAATGTTTGTAAACCAGGGAGAAAGTGGTGGTCAGGCTAAGTTGGAAGATGATCGACTGAATGACTCATTACAAACGGAAGGGCCTCAGATAGAAAGACAAGGCCAAACACAACAGAATATTTGTGAACCCTTGATTAATATAGCTTGCCAATGTGGTGGAGCttcatgttgtgactgccaagTGGAAGGCCAGAAGGAATCCATTAGTTTCCgtgatgttgaagatgatggAATAAATGAGCCTTGCTTAGCCTTTGAAAACTTAGTCTCTATTGCAGATACAAATGAAAGTGAATCACCAAATGGTAGTAGGGAAGTAGAGCTGTCATTTTCTGAACCAACTTGGCTGAAGGGAGATGAGCCTGTGGCATTGTGGGTCaag TGGAGAGGGAGCTGGCAGGCTGGTATCAAATGTGCAAAGGTTGACTGGCCATTATCAACTTTAAAAGCAAAACCAACTCATGACCGgaagaaatattttgttatattttttcctcACACAAGGAATTATTCTTGGGCTGATATGCTGCTTGTTCGATCTATTTATGAGTTTCCCCAGCCTATTGCATACAAAACTCATCAAGCCGGATTGAAAATGGTAAAAGATTTGACTGTTGCACGGCGGTTTATAATGCAAAAGCTAACCATTGGTGTACTGAGCATTGTTGATCAGCTTCATCCTAAT GCCTTGCTAGAAACTGCTCGTGATGTGATGGTTTGGAAGGAGTTTGCTATGGAGACTTCTCGTTGTAACAGTTATTCAGATTTTGGCAGAATGCTTCTAGAGTTACAAAAT AGCATAGTGAAGCACTACACAGATGCTGACTGGATACAACATTCATCTTACTCTTGGGCTGAACGATGCCAGAATGCAAATAGTGCTGAATCAGTAGAGCTACTGAAGGAG GAATTGTTTGATTCTATTTTGTGGAATGATGTCAATGCTCTTTGGGATTCACTGGTGCAATCAACATTAGGTTCGGAGTGGAAAACCTGGAAGCATGATGTGATGAAATGGTTTTCCACATCACCTTCCTTTTCTAGCAGCAAGGATATGCAGCACATGACCTCTGATGGGTTGTTCCAAGTAAGCCTTCAGGTTGGTAGAAAAAGGCCCAAACTTGAAGTTCGCCGTGCAGATACGCATGCTACACTGGTGGAAACAAATGGTTCAGATCAGCCAATTACTCTCAAAACTGACCCAGGTTTCTATAGGAATCAGGACACATTGAATACATTAGAATCTGAGACCTCTACACTCAAAGATATTAAAGAGGTACCTGTGGCAACTGATTTACCTAGCAATTTGACCAATAAATGGAATGAAATTGTAGTTGAGGCTACCGATTCTGAGATCTTGCATGGCAATGGAACACAATCAACACCTATGAATGAGATGGCTGGTAAAAAAGTTGTAGAACCTGGTGCTAAGAATCGACAATGCATAGCTTATGTTGAAGCCAAGGGAAGACAATGTGTGAGATTGGCAAATAATGGTGAGGTATACTGTTGTGCGCATTTGTCATCTCAATTTTTGGGAAACTCAGGGAAAGCTGAAAAACCTGTTTCAGTTGATACTCCAATGTGTGGAGGTACAACTGTTCTTGGTACTAAATGTAAGCATCATGCCCTTCCTGGCTCTTCATTCTGTAAGAAACATCGTCCCCATGCTGAAACAAATGAGATCTCAAATTTAACCCATAATACGCTGAAGagaaaacataaagaaaatCACATTGGTTCAGGGGGCTTGATCAGCAAAGGCATGGTATTGATAAATGCTGAAAGTTCATTGCAAGTAGAACCAGTGCCTGCCATTGATGGTAATTCCTTCCTTGAGAGAAGCAACTTAGATGAGAGGCCCGCCCTTTCTGGTAATGATCAGATTGCAATGGAGGCACTTCACTGTATAGGCTCTCCTCCTTATGATGACAAGGACCCCTGTTTGGAAGCACCAAAGCGGTATATCTTGTATTGTGAGAAGCACCTTCCAAGCTGGCTAAAATGTGCAAGAAATGGAAAGAGTAGGATAATATCAAAAGAAGTGTTCACAGAAATTTTAAGGGACTGCTGCTCATGGAAGCAAAAGGTGCACCTGCATAAAGCATGTGAGCTTTTTTACAGGCTAGTCAAAAGCATTTTGTCACAAAGAAGCCCAGTTTCTAAGGAAGTTCAGTTCCAGCAGGCTTTAACAGAAGCCTCAAAAGATACTAGTGTCGGGGAATTCCTTACAAAGTTGGTTCATAGTGAAAAGGAGAGAATCAAATTGATTTGGGGATTCAATGATGACATAGATGTATCCTCACTTTTGGATGGACTACCTCTCGTTCCTTCCACAGATAATGACAGCTTTGATAATGAAAATGTCATTAAGTGTAAGATTTGCTGTGCAAAATTTCCTGATGACCAAACTCTTGGTAATCATTGGATGGACAACCATAAAAAGGAAGCACAGTGGCTGTTCAGAGGTTATGCTTGTGCCATTTGTCTGGATTCTTTTACAAACAAGAAGCTATTGGAAACCCATGTTCAGGAGAGACATCATGTGCAGTTTGTTGAACAGTGCTTGCTTCTCCAATGCATTCCTTGTGGTAGTCATTTTGGAAATATGGAGCAGTTATGGCTGCATGTTCTATCAGTCCACCCTGTTGAATTCAAGCCATTGAAAGCTCCTGAGCAGCCTTTGCCTTGTGAGGACACTTCGGAAAAACTTGAGCAGGGAAATTCAGCTTTTTTGGAGAATAATTCCAAGAATCCAGGTGGTTTGCGGAGGTTTGTTTGCCGGTTTTGTGGGTTAAAATTTGATTTACTACCTGACCTGGGTCGCCATCATCAAGCTGCTCATATGGGCCACAATCTAGGTACCAGCCGCTCTACAAAAAGGAGTGTTTGTTATTATACGCATAGATTAAAATCTGGCAGACTTGGTCGTCCTAGATTTAAAAATGGTTTGGCAGCAGCATCATCTAGAATCAGGAATAGGGCTAATGCTAATTTAAAGAGACAGATTCAGGCAACAAAGTCACTTGACATGGTGGAAACAACAATAAAACCTCatgtaaatgagacagaaaatATTGGTAAGTTGGCAGAATATCAATGCTCGGCAGTTgcaaagattttattttctgagATTCAGAAGACTAAACTGCGGCCTAACAATTTTGATATCTTGTCAATTGGTCGTTCTGCATGCTGTAAAGTTAGTCTTAAAGCCTCACTGGAggagaaatatggaattttGCCTGAAAGGCTCTATTTGAAGGCAGCAAAACTTTGCAGTGATCATAACATTCAGGTGAGTTGGCACCAGGATGGGTTCATTTGTCCTAGGGGTTGTAAGGTTTTGAAGGACCAAAGGCATCTCTCTCCCTTAGCATCTCTTTTTAATGGTTTCCTAAAGCCAAAATCAGTAATTTTATCAGATCCTGCAAGTGACGAGTTGGAGGTGGATGAGTTTCATTACATCCTTGATTCACATCATTTAAAAGTAGGGTCCTTACAAAAGGTTACTGTCTTGTGTGATGACATAAGCTTTGGGAAGGAATCAATTCCAGTGATTTGTGTAGTAGATCAAGATATTCTAAACTCTCTTCTTAGACATGGGTCGGATGAGGAAGATATAAATCTCTCTAGGCCTTGGGAGAGCTTTACTTATGTTACAAAGCCAATCCTTGATCAATCACTTAGTCTTGATTCTGAG aGTCTGCAACTAAGATGTGCTTGCTCATTTTCTGCCTGCTGTCCTGAAACATGTGATCACGTCTACCTTTTTGATAATGACTATGATGATGCAAAAGACATATTTGGGAAACCAATGCGTAGTAGGTTCCCATATGATGAGAATGGTCGAATAATATTGGAg GAAGGTTACCTTGTGTATGAATGCAACCAGATGTGCAAATGCTATAAAACCTGTCCAAACAGAATATTGCAGAATGGATTACGGGTTAAATTGGAAGTCTTTAAAACAGAAAAGAAG GGATGGGCATTAAGGGCTGGTGAGGCTATCCTTCGTGGAACATTTGTGTGTGAGTACATTGGAGAGGTTTTAGATACGCAGGAGGCACAAAACCGGCGCAAAAG ATACGGCAAAGAACACTGCAGTTATTTCTATGATGTTGATGATCATGTTAATGATATGAGCAGATTGATTGAAGGACAGGCCCATTATGTCATTGATACAACTAGATTTGGAAATGTCTCTAGGTTTATCAATAACAG
- the LOC114389063 gene encoding uncharacterized protein LOC114389063: MFQGRGFEGLVPRHKRSKSFPDKKRDEDDNPDNHLEASDRTKLETGYLTECGKPRKKQTPTNDVQHSLKQEILQLEKRLQDQFEVRCTLEKALGYRPTSLVNSNETILPKPTSKLIKEIAVLELEVMYLEQYLLSLYRKAFDQQLPSVAPFTKEEKVKSPPSTPRARFVEVSKPEVLTKRGSSAVQSIDHELDTMQKEYNGYEPETLGKEYNVHQPEGKHLDAGVYRCHSSLSQCTTFTTRASAPAAEVLTESLRACHSQPLSMMEYAQNVDASSRIISLAEHLGTRISDHIPDTPNRLSEDMVKCISAIYCKLADPSMTNPGLSSPSSSLSSTSAFSIGDQGDMWSPGLRNNSSFDVRLDNPFHVEGLKEFSGPYSTMVEVSWIYRENQKLGDTEQLLKNFRSLISQLEEVDPGKLKHEEKLAFWINIHNALVMHAFLAYGIPQNNVKRVFLLLKAAYNIGGHTISADTIQNTILGCRLPRPGQWFRLFFSPRTKFKAGDGHRAYPIERPEPLLLFALCSGNHSDPAVRVYTPKRVLQELEVAKEEYIRATFGVRKDQKILFPKLVESFAKDSGLCSAGTMEMIQHSLPESLRKSVKKCDLAKPKKNIEWIPHNFTFRYLIPKELIK; the protein is encoded by the exons ATGTTTCAAG GCAGGGGGTTTGAAGGGTTGGTGCCAAGGCACAAGCGTTCTAAGAG CTTTCCTGATAAGAAAAGAGACGAGGATGATAATCCAGATAATCATCTTGAGGCCTCAGATCGAACAAAGCTG GAAACAGGGTACCTCACGGAATGCGGTAAACCTAGGAAGAAACAAACCCCTACAAATGATGTTCAACATAGTCTGAAGCAAGAG ATTCTACAGTTAGAGAAAAGGCTACAAGACCAATTTGAGGTTAGATGCACGTTAGAAAAGGCACTTGGATACAGGCCTACATCTCttgttaattcaaatgaaacgaTACTGCCCAAG CCAACgtccaaattaattaaagaaattgcAGTGTTAGAGTTAGAAGTTATGTATTTGGAACAATATCTTCTCTCCTTGTATCGTAAAGCATTTGATCAACAATTACCCTCTGTAGCTCCATTCACCAAGGAGGAAAAAGTGAAGTCGCCTCCATCAACACCTAGAGCAAGATTCGTTGAAGTTTCTAAGCCTGAGGTGTTAACCAAAAGAGGAAGCTCTGCAGTACAATCTATTGACCATGAGCTTGATACTATGCAAAAGGAATATAATGGATATGAACCTGAGACACTAGGGAAAgaatacaatgtacatcaaccAGAAGGAAAGCATTTAGACGCAGGTGTATATCGTTGCCACTCCTCATTATCCCAGTGTACAACATTTACAACAAGAGCATCTGCTCCAGCGGCAGAAGTATTAACTGAATCTCTTCGTGCCTGTCATTCCCAACCATTGTCCATGATGGAG TATGCCCAAAATGTTGATGCTTCATCAAGAATAATCAGCCTGGCGGAACATCTTGGTACCCGAATATCTGATCATATTCCAGATACACCAAATAGGCTTTCTGAGGATATGGTCAAATGTATATCAGCTATATATTGCAAACTCGCGGATCCATCTATGACAAATCCAGGCCTTTCATCTCCCAGTTCATCCTTGTCTTCAACTAGTGCCTTTTCTATTGGAGATCAAGGAGACATGTGGAGTCCAGGTTTGAGGAATAATTCCTCATTCGATGTACGGTTAGACAATCCTTTCCATGTGGAAGGACTCAAGGAGTTTAGTGGACCATACAGCACCATGGTTGAGGTATCATGGATTTACAGAGAAAATCAGAAATTGGGTGATACTGAGCAGTTACTCAAGAATTTCAG ATCACTTATTTCTCAATTAGAAGAAGTAGATCCTGGGAAGTTGAAACATGAGGAGAAGTTAGCTTTCTGGATCAACATACACAATGCTTTGGTGATGCAT GCATTTTTGGCTTATGGAATTCCACAAAACAATGTGAAAAGGGTCTTCCTTCTGTTAAAG GCTGCATATAACATTGGGGGTCATACAATCAGTGCAGACACAATACAGAACACTATACTTGGGTGCCGGTTGCCTCGCCCTGGGCAG TGGTTCCGCTTGTTCTTTTCTCCAAGGACAAAATTCAAAGCTGGAGATGGACATCGAGCATACCCGATCGAGCGTCCTGAGCCTCTTCTACTCTTTGCACTCTGTTCAGGAAACCATTCTGACCCTGCG GTACGTGTATATACACCCAAGAGAGTGCTTCAAGAACTAGAAGTTGCAAAGGAAGAGTACATTCGAGCTACCTTTGGGGTACGCAAGGACCAGAAAATACTTTTTCCCAAGCTTGTAGAGTCTTTCGCGAAGGACTCGGGTTTGTGCTCTGCTGGTACCATGGAGATGATTCAACATTCTCTACCTGAATCTCTAAGAAAGAGTGTTAAGAAATGTGACCTTGCAAAACCCAAGAAGAACATAGAATGGATTCCACATAACTTTACTTTTCGATACCTCATTCCTAAGGAGCTGATAAAATAA